In the genome of Abyssalbus ytuae, the window AATTAACTCAAAAGCAGAGATCGATGATATAGATCATTTATCTAACCGTCGTGTTAGAACCGTTGGGGAGCAGTTGTCACAGCAATTTGGTGTTGGTTTAGCCCGTATGGCCAGAACCATACGTGAGCGTATGAATGTTAGGGATAATGAAGTATTTACACCAATTGATTTGATTAATGCCAAAACATTATCATCGGTTATTAATTCATTCTTCGGTACCAATCAGTTGTCTCAGTTTATGGATCAAACAAATCCGTTAGCCGAGATTACCCATAAACGTCGTTTATCAGCTTTAGGGCCTGGTGGTCTTTCGCGGGAAAGAGCAGGTTTTGAGGTTCGTGATGTTCACTATACTCACTATGGTCGTTTATGTCCTATTGAAACTCCTGAAGGCCCGAATATTGGTTTGATATCTTCTTTAGGTGTTTTTGCCAAAGTAAACAATATGGGATTTATTGAAACTCCCTACAGAAAAGTTGAAGAAGGTAAAGTAGATTTAGAAAATATAATTTATTTAAGTGCCGAAGAAGAAGAAGAAAAATTAATTGCCCAGGCGAATATTCCTCTTAAAGGAGATGGTATAATCGATACAGATAAAGTCATTGCCCGTGAAGAAGGAGATTTCCCTGTGGTAGATCCTGCTGAAGTACATTATACCGATGTTGCACCTAACCAGATAGCCTCAATATCGGCCTCCTTAATTCCATTCCTTGAGCATGATGATGCTAACCGTGCATTGATGGGGTCAAACATGATGCGTCAGGCAGTGCCGTTGTTAAAACCTCAATCACCTATTGTAGGTACAGGTTTGGAAAAAAGAGTGGCATCTGATTCAAGAGTACTTATAAACGCACAAGGTGATGGTGTTGTTGAGTATGTAGATGCCGATAGAATTTCTATCAGATACGATCGAACTGAAGATGAAAGAATGGTAAGTTTTGATAGTGACGTAAAAGAATACGAACTTGTTAAGTTCAGAAAAACTAACCAGGGCACATGTATCAACCTGAAACCAATTGTTAAAACAGGAGATAAAGTTAAAAAAGGACAGGTGCTTTGTGAAGGGTACGCTACCGAGCAGGGAGAACTTGCATTAGGAAGAAACCTTAAAGTGGCTTTTATGCCTTGGAAAGGATATAACTTTGAGGACGCTATTGTAATTTCAGAAAAAGTTGTAAGAGACGATGTGTTTACATCTATTCACATAGATGAATATTCACTTGAAGTTAGAGACACTAAACTGGGAGCTGAAGAACTTACAAATGATATACCAAATGTTTCTGAAGAGGCAACTAAAGATCTTGATGAAAATGGTATGATCCGTATTGGTGCAGAAGTTAAACCCGGAGATATATTGATCGGTAAAATTACTCCTAAAGGAGAATCTGATCCTACTCCCGAAGAAAAATTACTTCGTGCAATATTTGGTGACAAAGCCGGTGATGTGAAGGATGCTTCATTAAAAGCTTCACCTTCGCTTTCCGGGGTGGTAATAGATAAAAAATTATTCTCAAGGGCAATAAAAGATAAGCGCAAAAGAGCTAAAGATAAAGAGGATATCACAAATCTTGAAGCTCAATACGGTGCTAAATTCGATGATCTGAAAGAAATATTGGTTGATAAACTATTTACCATTGTAAACGGAAAAACATCTCAGGGTGTTTATAATGATTTAGGTGAAGAAATACTTCCGAAAGGGAAAAAGTATACCTTAAAAATGTTAAATGGTGTTGATGATTTTGCTCACTTGGTTAGCGGAACATGGACAACTGATGATAAGAGTAATGAGCTTATTGCTGATCTTCTTCACAATTATAAAATTAAATTAAACGACCTTCAGGGAGCACTAAGAAGAGATAAATTTACTATCTCTGTAGGTGATGAACTACCTGCAGGTATTATGAAACTTGCTAAAGTTTATATAGCTAAAAAGCGTAAACTTAAAGTAGGTGATAAAATGGCAGGACGCCATGGTAACAAAGGTATTGTTGCACGTATAGTAAGAGAAGAAGATATGCCGTTCCTGGAAGATGGTACCCCGGTAGATATCGTATTGAACCCGCTTGGTGTACCTTCTCGTATGAATATCGGACAGATATATGAAACAGTACTAGGGTGGGCAGGTCTTAAATTAGGCAGAAAGTTTGCTACTCCGATTTTTGACGGGGCTACCCTGGATGAGATCAACAAACTTACCGATGATGCAGGAGTTCCTCTATTTGGCCATACATATCTTTATGATGGCGGAACCGGAGAACGTTTTCACCAGCCGGCAACAGTAGGTGTAATTTACATGCTTAAGTTAGGGCATATGGTAGATGATAAAATGCATGCCCGTTCTATCGGACCATACTCACTCATTACGCAACAACCTCTTGGAGGTAAAGCGCAATTTGGAGGTCAGCGTTTTGGAGAAATGGAAGTTTGGGCACTTGAGGCTTACGGTGCATCCAGTACCCTAAGAGAAATATTAACTGTTAAGTCCGACGATGTTCTTGGAAGAGCAAAAACGTATGAGTCTATAGTTAAAGGAGAAACAATGCCGGAACCAGGTCTTCCGGAATCATTCAACGTGTTGATGCATGAACTTAAAGGTTTAGGTTTAGACATCAGACTGGAAGAATAATTAATTGGAGAAGTCATATGGAGCGTAGATAAAAATACGGCATCTCTGAAAATATAATTTACACTTAATTCATTATCACCATATATTATGGCAAAAAATAAAGATAAGAATACAGTACAGAGATTTAATAAAATCTCAATAGGGTTAGCATCTCCCGAATCTGTTTTGGCAGAGTCAAGAGGCGAAGTTTTAAAACCCGAAACAATAAATTACCGTACTCATAAACCTGAACGTGATGGCCTTTTCTGTGAACGTATTTTTGGTCCGGTAAAAGACTATGAGTGTGCCTGCGGTAAATATAAAAGAATCAGGTATAAGGGTATTGTTTGCGACCGTTGTGGGGTTGAAGTAACTGAGAAAAAAGTTCGTAGAGACAGAGTAGGACATATTAACCTCGTTGTACCGGTCGCCCATATTTGGTATTTCCGGTCATTGCCCAATAAAATAGGTTATTTATTAGGATTACCTTCTAAAAAGCTGGATATGATAATTTACTATGAAAGGTATGTAGTAATTCAGCCTGGTAATGCTAAAAATGCTGAGGGAGAACCACTTCAAAAATTAGATTTTTTAACTGAAGAAGAATATTTAAATATATTAGAAAGCCTTCCGGTTGAAAATCAGTATTTAGAAGATACGGATCCTGAAAAGTTCGTTGCTAAAATGGGAGCAGAATGTTTAATTGACCTGCTGGCAAGATTAGATTTAGATGTGCTTTCATATGAACTTAGGCATAAAGCAAATAATGAAACTTCAAAACAACGTAAAACTGAAGCTCTAAAACGTTTACAGGTAGTCGAAGCTTTCCGTGAAGCAGCTTTAAACAGGGAAAATAAACCGGAATGGATGATCATGAAGGTCATTCCTGTTATTCCACCGGAATTAAGGCCTCTTGTTCCCCTTGACGGCGGGCGTTTTGCAACTTCAGATTTAAATGATTTATATAGAAGGGTCATAATAAGAAACAACCGTCTTAAGAGATTGATGGAAATTAAAGCTCCTGAGGTAATTCTGAGAAATGAGAAGCGTATGCTTCAGGAATCGGTTGATTCGTTATTTGATAATACCCGTAAATCTTCTGCGGTTAAAACAGAATCAAACAGGCCGTTAAAATCATTATCAGATTCATTAAAAGGAAAACAAGGCCGTTTCCGTCAAAACTTACTAGGTAAACGTGTTGATTATTCTGCACGTTCGGTAATTGTTGTTGGTCCTGAAATGAAACTTTATGAATGCGGACTTCCAAAAGATATGGCAGCCGAGCTTTACAAACCTTTTGTTATTAGAAAATTAATAGAAAGAGGTATTGTAAAAACAGTTAAATCTGCTAAAAAAATTATTGATAAAAGAGAGCCGGTAGTATGGGATATTCTTGAAAATGTACTTAAAGGACATCCGGTACTGCTCAACCGTGCTCCCACACTTCACCGTTTAGGTATTCAGGCATTTCAACCTAAATTAATTGAGGGAAAAGCAATTCAGTTACACCCCTTGGTATGTACAGCCTTTAATGCCGATTTTGATGGTGACCAGATGGCAGTTCACTTACCGCTTGGACCGGAAGCTATATTAGAGGCACAATTATTAATGTTGGCTTCTCATAACATATTGAACCCTGCAAACGGGTCGCCTATTACCGTACCTTCCCAGGACATGGTTTTAGGACTTTATTATATGACAAAAGGTAGAAAGTCGACTGAAGACCATCCTATATTAGGTGAAGGGTTAACATTCTATTCTCCTGAAGAAGTTACCATAGCTTACAATGAGAAGAGAGTTAATCTTAACGCTATCATTAAAGTAAAAACCAAAGATTTCAACGAAAAAGGAGAATTAGTTAACCAGTTAATAGAAACTACGGTTGGTAGAGTACTTTTCAATGAAGTTGTACCCGAAAAGGCAGGATATATTAATGAAGTGTTGACCAAAAAATCACTTCGTGATATTATTGGAAAAATACTTAAAGCCACTGATGTTCCTACTACATCCGATTTCCTTGATAAAATCAAGGATATGGGATATAAATTTGCATTCCAGGGAGGTTTGTCTTTCAGTCTGGGAGATATTATTATTCCTGCTGAAAAGCACAAAATGATTGAAGAAGCCAATAGCCAGGTAGATGGGATTATGATGAATTATAACATGGGGCTTATCACTAATAATGAAAGATACAACCAGGTTATTGATATATGGACCTCCACTAATGCCAGCTTAACAGAATTGGCAATGAAGCGTATCAGGGAAGATCAGCAAGGATTTAACTCGGTTTTCATGATGCTTGATTCCGGGGCGAGGGGTTCTAAAGAGCAAATACGTCAGCTTACCGGTATGCGTGGTTTAATGGCAAAACCAAAAAAATCAACAGCCGGTGGAGGTGAAATTATTGAAAACCCTATTCTTTCAAACTTTAAAGAAGGTTTATCAATCTTGGAATACTTTATTTCAACTCACGGTGCTCGTAAAGGTCTTGCGGATACCGCTCTTAAAACTGCTGATGCAGGGTACTTAACCCGTCGTTTGGTAGATGTTTCACAAGATGTTATTGTAAATACTGTTGATTGTGGTACTTTAAGAGGTATAGAAGTTGAAGCATTAAAGAAAAATGAAGAAATAGTTGAATCTTTAGGAGAAAGAATTCTGGGACGTGTTTCTTTACATGATGTGTACAATCCTTTAACCGAAGAAATACTGGTTAAATCAGGTGAAGAGATTACAGAAGCTATTGTTAAGAAAATAGAAGAAGCTCCTATTGAGAAAGTTGAAGTACGTTCGCCATTAACATGTGAAGCTAAACAAGGTATTTGTGCTAAGTGTTACGGACGAAACCTTGCAACCGGTAAAATGGTACAAAGAGGTGAAGCAGTAGGTGTTGTTGCTGCCCAGTCTATTGGAGAGCCCGGTACTCAGCTTACATTACGTACTTTCCACGTGGGAGGTATTGCAGGTAATATTTCGGAAGAAAATAAAATCATCGCGAAGTTTAGCAGTAAAGTAGAAATTGAAGACCTTAAAATAGTAAGAGGAGAAAATGCTGAAGGAAACCCCGTAGATATAGTTATTTCAAGAACTACCGAAGTTAAGTTTGTAGATGAGAAATCAGGTATTACTTTAGCAACTAATAATGTTCCTTACGGTTCACATATTTTTGTTAAAGATGGCCAAAAAGTTAATAAAGGTGATGCTATTTGTCAATGGGATCCTTATAATGCGGTAATTATATCTGAGTTTGCAGGTAAAATTGTTTATGAAAATATTGAGCAGGGTGTTACTTACCAGGTTGAGATAGATGAACAAACAGGTTTCCAGGAAAAAGTTATTTCTGAATCACGAAACAAAAAGCTTATTCCTACTTTGGCAATTAAAGATGCAAAAGGGGTAACCTTACGTTCATATAACTTACCTGTTGGTGCACACATAATGGTAGATGATGGTGATAAGATTAAAGAAGGGAAAGTACTTGTAAAAATACCTCGTAAATCGGCAAAAGCCGGAGATATTACCGGAGGTTTACCACGGGTAACAGAATTGTTTGAAGCCCGTAACCCATCTAACCCTGCAGTAGTTTCAGAAATTGACGGTGTAGTATCCTTTGGTAAAATTAAAAGAGGTAACCGCGAAATTATTGTAGAGTCTAAAACAGGAGATATTAAGAAATACCTCGTAAAACTGTCTAATCAAATTCTTGTCCAGGAAAATGACTATGTAAGGGCAGGTATGCCATTGTCTGATGGTTCTATAACACCTGAAGATATTCTTAGAATTAAGGGGCCTTCAGCGGTACAGCAATACCTCGTTAATGAAGTTCAGGAAGTATACCGTTTACAGGGGGTGAAAATTAACGATAAGCATTTTGAAGTAGTAGTTAGGCAAATGATGAGAAAAGTAGAAATTATCGATTCCGGTGATACTACTTTCTTAGAGCAACAATTAGTTCATAAAGATGATTTCATTGAAGAAAATGACAGGGTTTTTGGAATGAAAGTTATTGAAGATGCTGGTGCTTCAGACACCTTGAAACCAGGACAAATTGTTACGCCTCGCCAATTAAGGGATGAAAATTCAATTCTTAAAAGAGCCGATAAGCAACTTGTAATAGCAAGAGATGCGGTTCCGGCGGTGGCAACTCCTATACTTCAAGGTATTACCAGGGCTTCATTGCAGACCAAATCATTTATCTCGGCAGCATCATTCCAGGAAACAACAAAAGTTCTTAATGAAGCAGCTGTAAATGGTAAGGTTGATACTCTGGAAGGATTAAAAGAAAATGTTATTGTTGGACATAAAATTCCTGCTGGTACAGGTTTAAGAGAATATGATCATTTTATTGTGGGCTCAAAAGAGGAATACAATGAAATCATGACTCGTAAAGAAAGGATTAATTTTTAATTATGAACAATCAGGACGATAATAAAAAGAAGCAAGGGCAAATTAATATAGAATTGGATGAAAAAACTGCTGAGGGAATTTACTCCAATCTGGCTATTATCAATCATTCAGTTTCAGAATTTGTAATTGATTTTATCAGTTTAATGCCGGGATCACCAAAGGCTAAAGTAAAGAGCCGGATTATTTTAACACCGCAACATGCCAAAAGATTCCTGAAAGCTTTAAACGATAATGTAAATCGTTTTGAGAAAAATCATGGTGAAATTAAAGATTATGACCAACCTCCTATACCACTTAATTTTGGTCCTACAGGAGAAGCATAAATATAAAAAGCCCCGGGAAATTCCCGGGGCTTTTTATATAATTAATTGTATATCATTAGTTAGTTCTCCAGTTTGGATTGTTCGGTTTACTCAAGGGCAGAATTTAAAAGTTAACATATCTTCTTCCTGACTTTAGGAAAAGTCAGCAAAATTTATTTTTAATTGAATTCTGAAACATAATGCAGCCTAACACTTGGGTATTTTTGTTTTGCCATTTCAATTGAAAAGCTTGAATCGGCTAAAAATACCAGTTGCCCTTGTTTATCTTTGGCAAGATACTTTTGTTTAACTCGTTTAAATTCAGCAAATTCTTCATTTTTTGGATCAGAAGCCTCTACCCAACATGCTTTATATACGGGAAAGTTTTCGTATGTGCATTTGGCCCCATATTCATGTTCAAGCCTATACTGTATAACTTCATATTGTAAAGCACCTACAGTACCTATTACTTTCCTGCCGTTCAGTTCCAAAGTAAAAAGCTGGGCTACCCCTTCATCCATTAACTGGTCAATACCCTTTGCAAGTTGTTTGGCTTTCAGAGGATCGGCATTGTTAATATATCTGAAATGCTCCGGAGAAAAACTTGGAATACCTTTAAAGTTAAGTATTTCCCCTTCGGTTAATGTATCGCCTATTTTAAAATTTCCGGTATCATGTAGACCTACTATATCACCTGCATAAGAAATATCTACTATTTCTTTTTTCTCTGCAAAAAAAGCATTCGGACTGGAAAATTTGAGCTTTTTATTATGTCTAACGTGCAAATAAGGTTTATTACGTTCAAATGTACCCGAAACAATTTTTATAAACGCAAGCCGGTCCCTGTGTTTAGGGTCCATGTTGGCATGGATTTTAAAAACAAATCCTGCAAAATCCTTTTCATTTGGTTTTATTTCCCTTTCT includes:
- the rpoB gene encoding DNA-directed RNA polymerase subunit beta, whose translation is MFTNQTERINFASAKNTPDYPDFLDIQIKSFQDFFQLETKSEERGNEGLYNTFMENFPITDTRNQFVLEFLDYFIDPPRYTIQECIERGLTYSVPLKARLKLYCTDPEHEDFETIVQDVYLGTIPYMTPSGTFVINGAERVVVSQLHRSPGVFFGQSFHANGTKLYSARVIPFKGSWIEFATDINSVMYAYIDRKKKLPVTTLFRAIGFERDKDILEIFDLAEEVKVSKSGLKKILGRKLAARVLKTWHEDFVDEDTGEVVSIERNEIILDRDTILEKEHIEEIIETDVKTILLHKEDNQTGDYAIIYNTLQKDPTNSEKEAVEHIYRQLRNAEPPDEETARGIIDKLFFSDQRYNLGDVGRYRMNKKLGLDIEMEKQVLTKEDIITIIKYLIELINSKAEIDDIDHLSNRRVRTVGEQLSQQFGVGLARMARTIRERMNVRDNEVFTPIDLINAKTLSSVINSFFGTNQLSQFMDQTNPLAEITHKRRLSALGPGGLSRERAGFEVRDVHYTHYGRLCPIETPEGPNIGLISSLGVFAKVNNMGFIETPYRKVEEGKVDLENIIYLSAEEEEEKLIAQANIPLKGDGIIDTDKVIAREEGDFPVVDPAEVHYTDVAPNQIASISASLIPFLEHDDANRALMGSNMMRQAVPLLKPQSPIVGTGLEKRVASDSRVLINAQGDGVVEYVDADRISIRYDRTEDERMVSFDSDVKEYELVKFRKTNQGTCINLKPIVKTGDKVKKGQVLCEGYATEQGELALGRNLKVAFMPWKGYNFEDAIVISEKVVRDDVFTSIHIDEYSLEVRDTKLGAEELTNDIPNVSEEATKDLDENGMIRIGAEVKPGDILIGKITPKGESDPTPEEKLLRAIFGDKAGDVKDASLKASPSLSGVVIDKKLFSRAIKDKRKRAKDKEDITNLEAQYGAKFDDLKEILVDKLFTIVNGKTSQGVYNDLGEEILPKGKKYTLKMLNGVDDFAHLVSGTWTTDDKSNELIADLLHNYKIKLNDLQGALRRDKFTISVGDELPAGIMKLAKVYIAKKRKLKVGDKMAGRHGNKGIVARIVREEDMPFLEDGTPVDIVLNPLGVPSRMNIGQIYETVLGWAGLKLGRKFATPIFDGATLDEINKLTDDAGVPLFGHTYLYDGGTGERFHQPATVGVIYMLKLGHMVDDKMHARSIGPYSLITQQPLGGKAQFGGQRFGEMEVWALEAYGASSTLREILTVKSDDVLGRAKTYESIVKGETMPEPGLPESFNVLMHELKGLGLDIRLEE
- the rpoC gene encoding DNA-directed RNA polymerase subunit beta', with protein sequence MAKNKDKNTVQRFNKISIGLASPESVLAESRGEVLKPETINYRTHKPERDGLFCERIFGPVKDYECACGKYKRIRYKGIVCDRCGVEVTEKKVRRDRVGHINLVVPVAHIWYFRSLPNKIGYLLGLPSKKLDMIIYYERYVVIQPGNAKNAEGEPLQKLDFLTEEEYLNILESLPVENQYLEDTDPEKFVAKMGAECLIDLLARLDLDVLSYELRHKANNETSKQRKTEALKRLQVVEAFREAALNRENKPEWMIMKVIPVIPPELRPLVPLDGGRFATSDLNDLYRRVIIRNNRLKRLMEIKAPEVILRNEKRMLQESVDSLFDNTRKSSAVKTESNRPLKSLSDSLKGKQGRFRQNLLGKRVDYSARSVIVVGPEMKLYECGLPKDMAAELYKPFVIRKLIERGIVKTVKSAKKIIDKREPVVWDILENVLKGHPVLLNRAPTLHRLGIQAFQPKLIEGKAIQLHPLVCTAFNADFDGDQMAVHLPLGPEAILEAQLLMLASHNILNPANGSPITVPSQDMVLGLYYMTKGRKSTEDHPILGEGLTFYSPEEVTIAYNEKRVNLNAIIKVKTKDFNEKGELVNQLIETTVGRVLFNEVVPEKAGYINEVLTKKSLRDIIGKILKATDVPTTSDFLDKIKDMGYKFAFQGGLSFSLGDIIIPAEKHKMIEEANSQVDGIMMNYNMGLITNNERYNQVIDIWTSTNASLTELAMKRIREDQQGFNSVFMMLDSGARGSKEQIRQLTGMRGLMAKPKKSTAGGGEIIENPILSNFKEGLSILEYFISTHGARKGLADTALKTADAGYLTRRLVDVSQDVIVNTVDCGTLRGIEVEALKKNEEIVESLGERILGRVSLHDVYNPLTEEILVKSGEEITEAIVKKIEEAPIEKVEVRSPLTCEAKQGICAKCYGRNLATGKMVQRGEAVGVVAAQSIGEPGTQLTLRTFHVGGIAGNISEENKIIAKFSSKVEIEDLKIVRGENAEGNPVDIVISRTTEVKFVDEKSGITLATNNVPYGSHIFVKDGQKVNKGDAICQWDPYNAVIISEFAGKIVYENIEQGVTYQVEIDEQTGFQEKVISESRNKKLIPTLAIKDAKGVTLRSYNLPVGAHIMVDDGDKIKEGKVLVKIPRKSAKAGDITGGLPRVTELFEARNPSNPAVVSEIDGVVSFGKIKRGNREIIVESKTGDIKKYLVKLSNQILVQENDYVRAGMPLSDGSITPEDILRIKGPSAVQQYLVNEVQEVYRLQGVKINDKHFEVVVRQMMRKVEIIDSGDTTFLEQQLVHKDDFIEENDRVFGMKVIEDAGASDTLKPGQIVTPRQLRDENSILKRADKQLVIARDAVPAVATPILQGITRASLQTKSFISAASFQETTKVLNEAAVNGKVDTLEGLKENVIVGHKIPAGTGLREYDHFIVGSKEEYNEIMTRKERINF
- a CDS encoding DUF3467 domain-containing protein, whose translation is MNNQDDNKKKQGQINIELDEKTAEGIYSNLAIINHSVSEFVIDFISLMPGSPKAKVKSRIILTPQHAKRFLKALNDNVNRFEKNHGEIKDYDQPPIPLNFGPTGEA